A DNA window from Candidatus Binataceae bacterium contains the following coding sequences:
- a CDS encoding LLM class flavin-dependent oxidoreductase has product MHVGYGAVFQNPGNALSDTEVWRHEVRLAEMAEPLGFDSVWSIEHHFDDYTMCPDPLQFLTYMAGATKKVKLGSMVVVLPWHDPIRVAEQVSVLDHLSNGRFILGIGRGLARIEYEGFRLDQNEGRALFVEYAELILNALEKGYMEGGAMTKQPRRDIRPFPARSFRGRTYAAAVSPESMPIMAKLGVGVLVIPQKPWDAVKQDFAVYHKVWREVNGTEPPHPLSGGFIFVDEDKSRAQELGMKYITDYYHTAMRHYEMTAEKFGSHKSYEFYSHVGKYIAKHGMDEAAKDFAELMPFGTPAQVLEKLRFMQETINMDGVMGNFAYAGMPFDEAERNLKCFATKVMPELKKWQATPLKEGAALKGIGAQAA; this is encoded by the coding sequence ATGCACGTCGGTTATGGTGCGGTGTTTCAGAATCCCGGCAATGCTCTTTCGGATACTGAGGTTTGGCGGCACGAGGTGCGGCTGGCCGAGATGGCCGAGCCGCTCGGCTTTGATTCGGTCTGGTCGATCGAGCATCACTTCGACGACTACACGATGTGCCCCGATCCGCTGCAATTTCTCACCTACATGGCCGGCGCGACGAAGAAAGTGAAGCTCGGCTCGATGGTCGTGGTGTTGCCGTGGCACGATCCAATTCGCGTCGCCGAGCAGGTTTCAGTGCTCGACCACCTGTCGAACGGCCGCTTCATCCTCGGGATCGGCCGCGGGCTGGCGCGGATCGAATACGAGGGCTTCCGGCTCGATCAGAACGAAGGTCGCGCGCTCTTCGTCGAGTACGCCGAATTGATTTTGAACGCGCTGGAGAAGGGCTATATGGAGGGCGGCGCGATGACCAAGCAGCCGCGCCGCGATATCCGCCCCTTCCCGGCGCGATCGTTCCGCGGACGCACCTATGCCGCCGCGGTCTCGCCGGAATCGATGCCGATCATGGCCAAGCTCGGAGTCGGCGTGCTGGTCATCCCGCAGAAGCCGTGGGATGCGGTCAAGCAGGACTTCGCGGTCTATCACAAAGTGTGGCGCGAGGTGAACGGCACCGAGCCGCCTCATCCGTTGAGCGGCGGCTTCATCTTCGTCGACGAGGACAAGTCGCGCGCGCAGGAGTTGGGGATGAAGTACATCACCGACTACTACCACACGGCAATGCGCCACTACGAAATGACGGCGGAAAAATTTGGCTCGCACAAGAGCTACGAATTCTACAGCCACGTCGGCAAATATATCGCCAAGCACGGCATGGACGAGGCGGCGAAAGATTTTGCCGAGCTGATGCCCTTCGGGACGCCCGCGCAGGTGCTCGAAAAGCTACGCTTCATGCAGGAAACCATCAACATGGACGGGGTGATGGGCAACTTCGCCTATGCCGGAATGCCCTTCGACGAAGCCGAACGCAACCTCAAGTGCTTCGCAACCAAGGTGATGCCGGAGTTGAAAAAGTGGCAGGCGACGCCACTCAAGGAAGGCGCTGCGCTCAAAGGAATCGGCGCGCAAGCCGCCTGA
- a CDS encoding LLM class flavin-dependent oxidoreductase gives MKLSVIDQSPVPEGCTPADALHNTIELARLADRLGYARYWIAEHHAIPALASPAPEILIARVAAETSTIRVGSGGVMLPHYSPFKVVENFRLLHALYPNRIDLGIGRAPGGTPLDSFALWRDRAHYPPPDDFGQQMVELIAFLNHDFPPKHPFSQIKVSPEMPGGPEVWLLGSSMWSASAAAQLGLPYAFAHFIEPGPVQAAISHYRANFAAAKSGLRAPHAILALGVVCAETDAEAQRLLASARLFRRRIRQGDVRPIPTVAEALRELGPDAAPIAHEQTGEYPRYVVGAPERVRDQLTLMADELRVDELMVVTIVHDHQARLRSYELLAQAFALPAR, from the coding sequence GTGAAGCTTTCAGTTATCGATCAATCGCCGGTGCCGGAGGGCTGCACGCCCGCCGACGCCTTGCACAATACGATAGAACTGGCGCGCCTTGCCGATCGGCTTGGCTACGCGCGCTACTGGATTGCCGAGCATCACGCGATCCCGGCCCTGGCCAGCCCAGCGCCGGAGATTCTGATTGCGCGAGTCGCCGCCGAGACCTCCACCATCCGCGTTGGCTCGGGCGGCGTGATGCTGCCGCATTACAGTCCGTTCAAGGTGGTCGAGAACTTTCGCCTGCTCCACGCGCTCTATCCCAACCGGATCGATCTCGGGATTGGACGCGCTCCGGGCGGCACGCCGCTCGATTCCTTCGCGCTCTGGCGCGATCGCGCGCACTATCCGCCGCCGGATGATTTCGGCCAGCAGATGGTCGAGCTGATAGCTTTTCTCAATCATGATTTTCCGCCCAAACATCCGTTCAGCCAGATCAAGGTTTCGCCCGAGATGCCGGGGGGGCCCGAGGTCTGGCTGCTCGGTTCGAGCATGTGGAGCGCTTCGGCGGCGGCGCAGCTCGGTTTGCCTTACGCCTTCGCGCATTTTATCGAGCCCGGACCGGTGCAGGCGGCGATCTCACACTATCGCGCGAACTTTGCCGCGGCCAAATCTGGCCTGCGGGCCCCGCATGCGATACTGGCGTTGGGCGTGGTCTGCGCCGAGACTGACGCCGAGGCCCAGCGGCTGCTCGCGAGTGCCCGTCTCTTCCGCCGCCGCATCCGTCAGGGTGACGTGCGGCCCATCCCGACCGTCGCGGAGGCCCTGCGCGAACTTGGTCCCGACGCCGCGCCAATCGCGCATGAGCAGACCGGCGAGTATCCCCGCTACGTCGTCGGCGCGCCGGAGCGGGTGCGCGATCAGTTGACGCTGATGGCCGATGAGCTGCGAGTAGATGAGCTGATGGTCGTGACGATCGTACATGACCATCAGGCGCGCCTGCGTTCCTACGAATTACTCGCGCAGGCGTTCGCATTGCCGGCGCGATGA
- a CDS encoding tail fiber domain-containing protein — MLNNTTGSGDTATGFEALENNTAGVNNTATGDYALLSNTTGDLNTADGLNALLSNTTGTGNTAIGVSALYFNTVGSNNTATGYGALTQNTTGAQNTASGLSALNNNTSGAANAAFGALALFSNTTGTSNAASGASALSNTTTGSNNTASGASALNDNTIGTGNTAAGANALVNNSTGGSNIAIGESAGSNLTTGSSNIDIYDAGVAGESNTIRIGTTGTQTATFIAGISDTGVSGGAAVVVNSDGQLGVVSSSARYKRDVRDMGDASDNLMRLRPVAFRYKADPTGTQQYGLIAEEVAKVYPELVVNGTDGKHETVAYHVLPAMLLNEMQKLKRENQSLQQQVSQLAHKDAQIATLQHEVSVLKQKDAQIDALAGRLDALEQQARAAHPERFAQLSGK; from the coding sequence TTGCTCAACAACACCACCGGCAGCGGCGATACGGCCACCGGCTTCGAAGCGCTCGAGAACAACACCGCGGGTGTCAACAATACGGCTACCGGCGACTATGCCCTGCTGAGCAACACTACAGGAGATTTAAACACGGCCGATGGACTCAACGCGCTACTCAGCAACACCACGGGCACCGGCAACACCGCCATCGGCGTGAGCGCTCTTTATTTCAACACCGTCGGCAGCAACAACACAGCTACCGGCTACGGTGCCCTCACCCAGAACACCACCGGGGCCCAAAACACGGCCAGCGGCCTGAGCGCCCTCAACAACAATACCTCCGGCGCAGCCAACGCGGCCTTCGGCGCCTTAGCCTTGTTCAGCAACACCACGGGCACCAGTAACGCCGCCAGTGGCGCGAGTGCCCTCAGTAACACCACAACTGGCAGCAACAATACCGCTAGCGGTGCAAGTGCCCTAAACGATAATACCATTGGTACCGGCAATACGGCCGCTGGAGCAAACGCGCTCGTAAACAACAGCACAGGCGGCAGCAATATTGCGATCGGCGAAAGTGCTGGCAGCAATCTCACTACCGGCAGCAGCAACATCGATATATACGATGCCGGTGTCGCGGGGGAATCGAACACGATCAGGATCGGCACCACGGGCACCCAGACCGCAACGTTTATCGCCGGCATTAGCGATACTGGCGTTTCGGGGGGAGCCGCCGTCGTGGTCAATTCGGACGGACAGCTCGGGGTCGTATCCTCCTCAGCGCGCTACAAGCGCGACGTCCGCGACATGGGCGACGCCAGCGACAACCTGATGCGCTTACGGCCGGTGGCCTTTCGCTACAAAGCCGACCCGACCGGGACTCAGCAGTACGGCTTGATCGCCGAAGAGGTCGCGAAGGTCTATCCCGAGCTGGTGGTCAACGGCACCGACGGCAAGCATGAGACGGTCGCCTATCACGTCCTCCCAGCGATGCTGCTCAACGAGATGCAGAAGTTGAAACGGGAGAATCAGTCGCTGCAGCAGCAGGTTAGCCAGCTCGCGCACAAGGATGCGCAAATCGCCACGCTCCAGCATGAGGTGTCCGTGCTGAAGCAGAAGGACGCGCAAATCGATGCGCTGGCCGGACGCCTCGACGCGCTCGAGCAGCAAGCCCGCGCCGCGCATCCGGAGCGCTTCGCGCAGCTCTCCGGCAAGTAG